In Calypte anna isolate BGI_N300 chromosome 33, bCalAnn1_v1.p, whole genome shotgun sequence, a single genomic region encodes these proteins:
- the CNPY2 gene encoding protein canopy homolog 2 yields MRVRIPPALGLAVALAALLPAAAARRSQDLHCGACRALVDELEWEIAQVDPRKTIQMGSFRINPDGSQSVVEVPYARSEAHLTELLERVCEKMKEYGEKVDPSSHRKSYVRIISHDGTKMDLSGVKIDGDVASSLKFACESIAEEYEDELIEFLSHEADNVKDRLCSKRTDLCDHALHIPHDEL; encoded by the exons ATGAGGGTCCGGATCCCGCCCGCGCTGGGTCTGGCGGTGGCTTTGGCTGCGCTGCTGCCCGCGGCCGCTGCCCGGCGGAGCCAGGACCTGCACTGCGGAG CGTGCCGGGCGCTGGTGGACGAGCTGGAGTGGGAGATCGCGCAGGTGGATCCCAGGAAGACGATCCAGATGGGCTCCTTCCGCATCAACCCCGACGGCAGCCAGTCGGTCGTGGAG GTGCCCTACGCCCGCTCGGAGGCACATctgacagagctgctggagagggtgTGCGAGAAGATGAAGGAATACGGAGAGAAAGTGGATCCGTCCAGCCACCGGAAGAGCTACGTGCGCATCATCTCCCACGACGGGACCAAGATGGACCTCTCGGGGGTCAAAATCGACGGGGATGTGGCTTCCAGTCTGAAGTTTGCG TGTGAGAGCATCGCTGAGGAGTACGAGGACGAACTCATCGAGTTCCTCTCCCACGAGGCCGACAACGTCAAGGACCGGCTCTGCAGCAAGAGGACGG ACCTGTGTGACCACGCGCTCCACATCCCACACGACGAACTCTGA